A portion of the Candidatus Binataceae bacterium genome contains these proteins:
- the infA gene encoding translation initiation factor IF-1 — protein MSKGDAIEVTGTVLEALPNAMFRVSLENGHRVLAHISGKMRMHYIKILPGDRVTVELSPYDLSRGRITYRMR, from the coding sequence ATGTCTAAGGGAGACGCCATAGAAGTAACGGGTACCGTGCTTGAAGCGCTGCCCAATGCGATGTTCCGCGTCTCGCTGGAAAACGGGCATCGGGTGCTCGCGCATATTTCGGGCAAGATGCGGATGCACTACATCAAGATACTGCCCGGCGACCGGGTCACGGTGGAGCTCTCGCCGTACGATCTCAGCCGCGGGCGGATTACCTACCGGATGCGCTGA
- the rpmJ gene encoding 50S ribosomal protein L36 — protein MKVRASVKKICKNCKVVRRQGVVRILCSNPRHKQRQG, from the coding sequence ATGAAGGTTCGAGCGTCGGTCAAGAAGATCTGCAAGAATTGCAAGGTTGTGCGCCGCCAGGGCGTGGTGCGTATCCTGTGCTCCAATCCGCGCCACAAGCAGCGCCAG